The Mucilaginibacter yixingensis genome window below encodes:
- a CDS encoding CPBP family intramembrane glutamic endopeptidase yields the protein MDFEATDTVTTCISCNAAIATDSRFCKSCGSLQVESNPEETTHKMSSLMQVGVFYALQLGICCLFTFTKSLQTFTCMLIADGGLAAIAVAFFVAGWHNNRYLLRWNNFSFSKLCLYCAVAFSFALLVHYAITWLNVKLFSRHLYYYLFFRENGHGAVWMIFSIAVYPALFEELAYRGYVLEKLGTITDVRQAIFITSLLFAVIHLSFLSLFWLIPFSLFLAHVRAKEQTLWYGSAIHFCFNLTVCLLELIN from the coding sequence ATGGATTTCGAGGCAACAGATACAGTTACAACCTGCATCAGTTGCAATGCAGCTATTGCTACCGATAGCCGGTTTTGCAAAAGCTGTGGCAGCTTGCAAGTAGAATCAAACCCCGAGGAAACAACGCATAAAATGTCATCGTTGATGCAGGTTGGTGTTTTCTACGCTTTGCAGTTGGGTATCTGTTGCCTTTTCACATTTACAAAAAGTTTACAAACTTTTACATGCATGCTTATTGCCGATGGTGGTTTAGCTGCTATTGCCGTAGCTTTTTTTGTTGCAGGCTGGCATAACAACCGCTATTTATTGCGATGGAATAACTTCTCTTTTTCTAAGTTGTGCCTTTACTGCGCAGTGGCTTTTAGTTTTGCATTATTAGTACATTATGCAATTACCTGGCTTAACGTTAAGCTGTTTTCCAGGCATCTTTATTATTATTTGTTTTTCAGAGAGAATGGTCATGGTGCTGTTTGGATGATTTTCTCTATAGCAGTTTATCCAGCATTGTTTGAAGAGCTTGCATATCGTGGTTATGTGTTGGAAAAACTAGGTACTATAACCGATGTAAGACAGGCTATTTTCATTACATCCTTACTCTTCGCTGTTATTCATTTGTCGTTTCTTTCCTTGTTTTGGTTGATCCCGTTTTCCTTGTTCCTGGCTCATGTACGTGCCAAGGAACAGACATTATGGTATGGATCTGCCATTCACTTCTGTTTTAATCTAACAGTTTGCCTGCTAGAGCTTATCAATTAA